The sequence CGATAATTCATATATGATGAATGTTATAGGGTAGATTTTGATGTAAAATTGGCGTAAAGTAATATTTAAAATTTTGTAATGCAATATTTTGTCAACGAAATTTACGTTAAGGACGGAATTTAACCTTGAAGGCGGTTTTTTGCTCCAAAATTCTTAACTTGGAAATAAAGCAGTACTCTTTTCTTCACCTCCAAAAACTCCTCGTTATGGGAACAGTACGCGACATTCTGCAGGTCAAAGGCCATGCAGTCTACTCCATCGATCCCGATAGTACCGTCTTCGATGCACTCAGTGTGCTGGTTGACAAAAACGTTGGCGCACTCATTGTTTTAGACAATGAAAAACTCCTTGGTATCTTCTCTGAACGTGACTACGCCCGCAGGGTGATCTTAAAAGGCCGCGCCTCCAGGGATACCCTTATCAGGGAGATCATGACAGAACACCCTTACTCCGTCACCGAAAATGATTCGATTGAGGATTGTATGGTAAAAATGACGGAAAAGCACATCCGCCACTTACCGGTCATTGACCATCAAAACAGGCTGGTAGGCATGATCTCCATAGGGGATGTGGTCAAGCACGTTATTGATGAGCAAAAGTATATTATAAATAACCTTGAAGGTTATATAAAAGGTA is a genomic window of Chitinophaga sp. LS1 containing:
- a CDS encoding CBS domain-containing protein encodes the protein MGTVRDILQVKGHAVYSIDPDSTVFDALSVLVDKNVGALIVLDNEKLLGIFSERDYARRVILKGRASRDTLIREIMTEHPYSVTENDSIEDCMVKMTEKHIRHLPVIDHQNRLVGMISIGDVVKHVIDEQKYIINNLEGYIKGTR